A stretch of Clostridium formicaceticum DNA encodes these proteins:
- a CDS encoding glycosyltransferase family 2 protein yields the protein MGKEYTSTIDNKKENKISSVDSGYEKIFNNAWNTNNTNIEVSIIIPSHNRYPLNLFSLYSLEKQAYDTTKMEVIFLDDASTDESYLIVEKYKPSFPFCYIYCKKNLGRAKIRNKGIEMARGKIIIFLDAEMIVEEDFVMNHDKHHEGNDKLVVTGAFHSKNVYTCFFPKFDAMQAATLRKLAKVDEELYIKCNYYRKITKNKSLQESSPFILFNKTEIQEKRYKLLVAKNYDFANEVLAIYGDQLKGFYFPWMAFLTGNVSVKKEFIEAVGGFDNEFIGYGYEDWELGYRLYKNGAKFITNKSVTTYHQEHPISRDKWNEAVVNYYLFVKKHPDVDVLVLGLELARIMDLQSMNSVLLEYKYLEEKYPNEFENFKKGFLKILETVAILLRYDIRHKFLFEASGINKHEKAGIFSDIQSMKKIDKFRQLTELFEHQLSQERNNIFKNIG from the coding sequence ATGGGAAAAGAATATACATCTACAATCGATAATAAAAAGGAGAATAAGATTTCCTCAGTGGATAGTGGATATGAGAAAATCTTTAATAATGCTTGGAATACAAATAACACAAACATAGAAGTAAGCATTATTATACCTTCTCATAATCGATATCCTTTAAATTTATTTTCTCTTTATTCTTTGGAGAAACAGGCTTATGATACTACTAAAATGGAAGTGATCTTCTTAGATGATGCATCGACGGATGAAAGCTATTTAATAGTAGAAAAATACAAACCATCATTCCCATTTTGCTATATATACTGCAAGAAGAATTTAGGTAGAGCAAAGATAAGAAATAAAGGAATAGAAATGGCTAGAGGGAAAATAATTATTTTCTTAGATGCAGAAATGATTGTTGAAGAAGATTTTGTAATGAATCATGACAAACATCATGAAGGAAATGATAAGCTTGTAGTAACAGGTGCATTTCATTCGAAAAATGTTTATACTTGTTTTTTTCCTAAATTTGATGCGATGCAAGCAGCTACTTTAAGAAAACTAGCCAAAGTAGACGAAGAGTTATATATAAAATGCAACTACTATAGAAAAATCACGAAGAATAAATCTTTACAGGAAAGTAGTCCTTTTATACTCTTTAACAAAACAGAGATACAAGAGAAAAGATATAAGTTATTGGTGGCGAAAAACTATGACTTTGCCAATGAGGTATTGGCAATCTATGGAGATCAGCTTAAAGGTTTTTATTTTCCTTGGATGGCATTTTTGACTGGTAATGTTTCAGTAAAAAAAGAATTTATTGAAGCAGTCGGAGGTTTTGACAATGAATTTATTGGATATGGCTATGAAGATTGGGAATTGGGTTATAGATTGTATAAAAATGGAGCTAAATTTATAACAAATAAGTCAGTTACTACGTATCATCAAGAACATCCAATTTCAAGAGATAAGTGGAATGAAGCTGTTGTAAATTATTATTTATTCGTCAAAAAACATCCTGATGTAGATGTACTGGTACTAGGTTTAGAATTGGCACGAATCATGGATTTACAATCGATGAACAGCGTACTATTAGAATACAAGTATTTAGAAGAAAAATATCCTAATGAATTTGAAAACTTCAAAAAAGGATTTCTTAAGATATTAGAAACTGTAGCTATCTTATTAAGATATGACATAAGACATAAATTCTTATTTGAAGCTTCAGGTATAAATAAACATGAGAAAGCGGGAATTTTCTCAGATATTCAGTCTATGAAGAAGATAGATAAGTTTAGACAGTTAACTGAACTATTTGAGCATCAATTATCACAAGAACGAAATAATATTTTCAAAAACATTGGTTAA
- a CDS encoding glycosyltransferase yields the protein MVSVVTCTIRDYFIDNVFENYNRQRYNKKELIVVLNKDDMNIDLWYERAENYNNVSIYQIEEGATLGDCLNFATEKSKYDYIAKFDDDDFYGPNYLKDAMKRFDREKDIAIVGKNAYFVYLEDEKKLVYMDFIEDDYADKVAGATLVFKKEVWEQVKFQKENRGEDYFFIKGCLELGYKVYSGSRYNFAVIRRNEKHHTWQESNDYFIREGTPITYAKDFKTVVLK from the coding sequence TTGGTTTCAGTTGTAACCTGTACAATTAGAGATTATTTTATTGACAACGTCTTTGAAAATTATAATAGGCAGAGATACAATAAAAAAGAATTAATTGTGGTGCTAAATAAAGATGATATGAATATTGATTTATGGTATGAAAGAGCCGAAAACTATAACAATGTGTCGATATATCAGATAGAAGAGGGAGCTACGTTGGGAGATTGTTTGAATTTTGCTACTGAAAAATCCAAGTATGACTATATTGCTAAGTTTGATGATGATGATTTTTACGGCCCCAATTATTTAAAGGATGCCATGAAGAGATTTGATAGAGAAAAAGATATTGCTATTGTCGGCAAAAATGCTTATTTTGTTTATTTAGAGGATGAAAAAAAGTTAGTATATATGGATTTCATTGAAGATGATTATGCAGACAAGGTTGCTGGAGCTACTTTGGTATTTAAAAAGGAGGTATGGGAACAGGTGAAATTTCAGAAAGAAAATAGAGGGGAGGACTACTTTTTTATTAAAGGTTGCTTGGAATTAGGTTATAAAGTTTATTCAGGGTCTCGGTATAACTTCGCTGTTATCAGAAGAAACGAAAAGCATCATACTTGGCAAGAATCTAATGATTATTTTATAAGAGAAGGCACACCTATAACATACGCAAAGGATTTTAAAACTGTTGTATTGAAATAA